Within Diospyros lotus cultivar Yz01 chromosome 15, ASM1463336v1, whole genome shotgun sequence, the genomic segment TTTACCTTTGACAGATTGAATTGGAGAAGAATGACAACCCTAAAAGCAACAGGCCCAATTGGGACATGCAGGAGAAGATGCTGTAAAAAACGCATTATTGAGAATTAGAAACTTGAAGATgacaatatacatatatatatatatatacatagagagagagatgacaCACCTGAAGTTAATTTCTCTAGCAAAACAAGAAGACAGGAAACAGAGTGaaccgaaaccaaaccaaaGGCTCGATTTCGCAACATCATTCCACATGATCAGATCACTAGTCAGCTGTCGAATTTTATCCAGATTACACTGATCACCATCACTCGTTTCTGAGCCCAAAATCAGGCGTATATCAGTCACAAGCTCGAAACTTCAaacacaaaaaggaaaaatcaaacGAAAGACATCAAATAGTAGAATACTTGGAGGTGCAACCGAAGGCACCAAGCTGAGCCTCTCCTTCTTGGACCGACCACTATGCCGCCTTTTTCTAACCTTCCCCATCTCTTCCACCATCCCCAAATCCCTCTCCTCTCGAGCCTCTGTCTCCAGCCTCCGGCGCGACCGCCGGACGTTCCTCGGCGAAGCGCAAATCGACCCGTTCCTGTTCTTGCATCGCCGGCGAGACCCAGCTGGCTCAACTGCCTCCTCACCCGCCTCAGTTACCCGGGTTTTTGATCTTCGAAGATGCGAAGGCGAGAGGAGAAGAAGCTCGTGAAGGGGAAGAGAAGTTTGAGGCCTCGGAGAGGGTGATTGGttggtgatttttggagaagaGACTAAATCGATGGAGAGTCGGATGGAGTCCTCGCTTTCGCGGTCGAAATGGGCTAGCCGAGCTAGGCGAGAGGCGGATTTGAGCCTGGACCTGGGCTCGGATCGGTGAGAGGGCGGCGTTGAATCCATGGAAGCTGAAGCTAGCTCTTTCTGGGCTTAGATTGCGAGAAAGAACAGAGGTTTGGGGGGAAAACAGAGCAGGGGAGAGAGCCGTTGGAGGGAGAGTGAGAGTGTGTGAGCATTGGATATTTGAATGTTTTAACGGGCGAAAGTGGTGGGGCCATGAGCTGCAACGGTAAGAAAATGGAGGGCCAAAATGGTATCGTGGTGAGTTATGGGGAgtctcttattttttgttttgcgTCTTGTGGACCGTCAGATCCGAATCTGACGGTCTTCGATGATTGGACTGTGGAATCTTTACTTCGTTCATTATTCTGCAATCTGTGATCCCTTTGGAAAAGGAATTCGCACATTGATTGAACTGTCCGATCAAATTCCAGTGCaatcttaatttaaatatatcgttttttatttacaaaaatataattttattgttattattaaaaattatccttttcaaaaaataatattgttatatAAAATCTATACGAGATATGAAAAATCCACATATAAGAGTATGTACAGGTTTAAAATTCATGCCCTCTTATAATTATCATTATACCATACCTTATGAACAATTAAGATTTACAGATTATGATATCAATGATAGAATGAAAGAGATCTTACCAAAAAGACAAGTTTAAAAtgattaaactttaaattttattttaaaacttacTAAAAATCTTTTCCTTCATTAATTTGCCTTCTctctaatttctaattttccattAACCCACAACCTCTTCttctaatttaaatattggaAGGCCATCCCAAAAAGCCCCTAATAGAGAGCAACACTTCACTGTGGCTGcagaatttcaaaaaaaaaaaaagcatttcaATCGGCTCACCCATCTTAACTCTACAACGTCTCTAAATAAATGTTTAAGTGAATTCAAAGAAGTAGCATCatttgaaatgaaaacaaagaaaTCACCTTACTTCAATACTAGCTTCGGCAGAATATTTTTGTTCTGTCAACTTGGGAACCACTTTGAACTAAGAACAGATTCTCCTATCCAATCCTATGCTTTGCATTTGTAAGTTCACATTCCCAGACTGCAAGGAAAGAATGGATGAGGCTGAAAACCCATAGCATAGCAGCTTATTTCAACTTCCAAGGTTCACCGGAATAGCCACATATATATGGTTCAGCACCATTTAAAACTTCAGTAACAAAACATTCAATCTGCAGGCAGTTCCTAACTACTGAATATTCAAGACCTATGTTAGAAGAGATGTTACTTCTTCTTGGCATGCCTCAAGTAAAAAGTTTTCACCCTCAGAAGGCCGTCTTCAAGCAGCGATGGCTCAACAGAGAACGTTACCCGGAGCCAATTCTTCAGCCCCATGGCAGACCCTGTAGCAGAGGTTATCAGAAAGAGTTTGATTCCATCAATATGTAACTTTTGTATGTTCAACAAATATGCACGGAAAGCATGAACTTTCTTCCTTCTTGTCTTGAAGGTAACCGTATACAAAAAGTAATATtcgaaaaaataaagagaagggTGTTTTAACACTGCCATGAAGCTTCACATTTAGTAACACTTCTAATCGCTAACTAAAAAGCTGAAATAAACTCCATTAGAAGAAGTATCCAAACTGGtttaaaaaaatcccaaaatataTGGCACAAAAGTGATGTGGAATGACTTTATCGGAATTGTTTCTACCTTCAAACATGCACATATAAACAAGGATGTGCACACTCAGACATAACCAGCTATCCAATCAGAGATGGAGCAGCATCATCGATGCACAAAAAGTTCATGAGTAGCACAACTATGCGAAGAAAAAGATTCTCATTTGGAATGGGGAAAAATCAATAGAAGGTGAAGTAAAAATCCCCCATCATTTGAATGTTAGATGATTAGAAAATGTTATGAAACACAAAGTAAACAATGCAGAACCATATTGATTACCCGGTAAAACAATCACAGATTCCTCTTTCGCAAGCTTGACACAGAAATCCAGATCATCATTTATGTCTTCCAATAATGACAGGTCAAGCTTCACCTGGAACAAGGCAGTCATAACAACGAAATGACTTTCCACTCATTTACTTTAcctcatgaaaaataaaatctcaaaGTTTGTACTGACTATTGTAGACATGGCTCCTTCAGGTCTATGTGGGCAAGTAACGCAAGGGATTTCCTTGAGTTTATCATAGCAAATGTTAGCAGCTTCTCTGAGCATGTTTCTTATCTTCAAAAAGAAATCCTCTGTAGTCTTCTCAAGAATATGAGGTACAGCTCCCTTTACAAAAAGAAGAACGATATTCTTGTTATCATAGGTGTTGGTATAATTATCATCATCTGATTGTTTTCACCAAGAGCAATACTTTATCAGAAGCAAAGACAGTCAGAGAATTATGGTAGTTCACATGGACATCAAAGCAGACAAATATTAAAGCACAATTTATATTCAGCAGAAAAGCACATCTTATTTAGAGTTATACCTCTATGATCATTAGAAAAATCTTATTACAGCGAGCAAATCCAAAATTGACCAGAAACTAACCTTAATCTTTAGACAGATCGAGTATCACCTTGTCTTGCTTAGCATATAGCCAATGTGTTTAACAGAAGGAGGCTCTGGTGAATGGGGCTCCCCACTTTGGGAGGTCGTATTTCTATGCAGCCTTTTCTCTTGCTTTTTAATAAGGAGGCTGTTTTCACAATTCAAACTCATAACCTTCTGGTCATAAAAGAGTAACCGTACTGTTGTTATCAAGGCATTACCCTCTAGTCAATGTgattaacataatatatatgtgcattatttttagaactaataaaaaattgtcaaatgTCAATGCTGGTCTAAAGTTGCCAAGAAAACCCCAATTAGATTTCACtaccaacaaaaagaaaaacacctTAAGTAAGTAACATGAAAGGTTATGGTATCATATGCCTGCAAATTCTGCATAACGTTTCTTCcagtttaagttttttttacataaaataatatcaattttcaCCCTTCACCAGAATCATGTCTACAATACACTGACTTTAAATCTGTACCACATAGTCTTGATGTGTGTAATTACAATGGCAATGTACTTGGTTTGTTGGGAAAAAAGtaatgagtcaactttgttgCTAATGCCTATTAAACCTTGTGAAAGCTACAAAATTCAGTAGATTAAACATGTTATTTAGAAAGAAGTCCATATGTACTTGCCTGAACAAAAGTTGCAGGATCGGCTGTGATCTTGATATAGGACTGCAGGGTCTCAACAACCTGGGAGGAAAGAATAAAATAGGAAATTTCATTTTGCAACACAACAGAATTCATGAATTTTCAAGATATATCTACCATGTACATTTATATGCTTACAATAAGTATCACTTGAGTTACAAAACAAATAAACCCTTCACTATCCATAATATGTTGAGAACATAAGTGATCTCCTTCAAAGACAAAATTGTATTTCCAAGCATGGTTCATATGGAGCACATAAACCAACCAAGCACACACAGTGCTCactaaaatgaatattttttgttagttttctCTTAGCCATTGTTTAATGGGCTATTGATTATGATTATTCACAGAAGTTATCTCAGTGTTCAATTATCAGTTCATGCATTCAAGTGATTAGAAGGATGCTATGAATTCATACAGCTTAGTGGGATTAGCTGAAACTAAGCTATATAATTAAATGAGGAATGTACTGTTGTACCATCACTTAGTCCCCAGGAAATCATTTAGTTTCATATAATGTACAAACAAGTGCATGAAATGTAGGTATTCCTGATTTATGAAGTGGAACCATTTACAAGTTCATCCAAATAAGATAAATTCAGCATCGACTAAAAAGGAATGAACTCTCTAATTCTCGTGCAACTGTAGCAGAAAGTGTAAAAGGCTTTTAATGGCTCTAGATGGTCATTTCACAAGAcaaactcatttcatttctacagatttctatttttcttgttCTAATAAATGGATAAGCAATGGCAGATCTATTATATCAATAATCAATTCAGCAAgaaaaaagacataaaaattCTAGATTAAAAATATTGATTCAGGTATATATACTCACTATTCTTGAAGCAAGTTGACtgtagaagattttgaaatgtTTCAGTTGAGATCCATTAATTGGTGGTTTCCAACATTTTCTCCCAGTTGGAGATGTAGAGCCTGATTTGATTTATGGCACCTATGCAGAGCTGGTacaaccctaaaccctaaacctaaaTAGATTAGGTATTGGAATTGGAAGATTTGTTTCCAAAATCCTAAACAGATTAGGAATCATGTTTGAATTAGGAGTTTTATTGCTCTAGTTTTCGTCTATAAATATGTGAgcataatttttgtaattgtgATCTTCCAAAAATAGTGAAAAACAAGTGTAAACAAGTGCATGAAATGTAGGTATTCCTGATTTATGAAATGGAACCATTTACAAGTTCATCCAAATAAGATAAATTCAGCATCTACTAAAAAGGAATGAACACCTAGTGCAGCTGTGGACATAGGCATTCTTTGCCAAACCACGTAGATCTTGTCTTGTGTGTGCACAATTTTATTCCAGTTTTTTTTCTGCTTGATTTGTTCCCTAACACACTCCCTATGGAAGTGCCATTTCAAATAGAGCTCAACACCATAATTGAACCATTTGCAGTTGCCAAAATGAGGGGGAACAAGATAGgaatattttagattatattattaatataattttgttatttgttttagaatatcttttttttctttcctaagTGGTTTTAGGAAGATTATATTTCCATTTTACTTAGGATatgattttatatttgatattttttctaattagcTAGGATCTCTAGTCTATAAAAACCCCTTAGAGATATATTGTTAAGCAAActttgattattgaatttgaatATTGAGAATTGGTTTGAGTAACCAGgattattcttgtatttttgttttgggtTCTGCATCACACAAATTGAACCATTTTCAAAGCACTCAAGCATTCATATATGCAC encodes:
- the LOC127792394 gene encoding reticulon-like protein B17 isoform X1; this translates as MDSTPPSHRSEPRSRLKSASRLARLAHFDRESEDSIRLSIDLVSSPKITNQSPSPRPQTSLPLHELLLLSPSHLRRSKTRVTEAGEEAVEPAGSRRRCKNRNGSICASPRNVRRSRRRLETEAREERDLGMVEEMGKVRKRRHSGRSKKERLSLVPSVAPPKTSDGDQCNLDKIRQLTSDLIMWNDVAKSSLWFGFGSLCFLSSCFAREINFSIFSCMSQLGLLLLGLSFFSNSICQRGNVEQKREFKLKEDDILRAATVILPTLNLAISKTRQLFSGEPSMTLKVQPKNPFASSSNLVLQIARTIAQILTSSGFQVTPFLLLGAEYGHLLTLKRLCALGFFVSFTGPKLYSCYCVQINSRVEGLIRRLLEAWRACSHKKIVAASAVTAFWNLSCIRTRIFAAFIFLVVLRCFRQHSEAKVEEVMEEQEVQQKALVVV
- the LOC127792394 gene encoding reticulon-like protein B17 isoform X2, translated to MDSTPPSHRSEPRSRLKSASRLARLAHFDRESEDSIRLSIDLVSSPKITNQSPSPRPQTSLPLHELLLLSPSHLRRSKTRVTEAGEEAVEPAGSRRRCKNRNGSICASPRNVRRSRRRLETEAREERDLGMVEEMGKVRKRRHSGRSKKERLSLVPSVAPPKTSDGDQCNLDKIRQLTSDLIMWNDVAKSSLWFGFGSLCFLSSCFAREINFSIFSCMSQLGLLLLGLSFFSNSICQRGNVEQKREFKLKEDDILRAATVILPTLNLAISKTRQLFSGEPSMTLKVTPFLLLGAEYGHLLTLKRLCALGFFVSFTGPKLYSCYCVQINSRVEGLIRRLLEAWRACSHKKIVAASAVTAFWNLSCIRTRIFAAFIFLVVLRCFRQHSEAKVEEVMEEQEVQQKALVVV